One part of the Arabidopsis thaliana chromosome 1 sequence genome encodes these proteins:
- a CDS encoding GDSL-like Lipase/Acylhydrolase superfamily protein (GDSL-like Lipase/Acylhydrolase superfamily protein; FUNCTIONS IN: lipase activity, hydrolase activity, acting on ester bonds, carboxylesterase activity; INVOLVED IN: lipid metabolic process; LOCATED IN: vacuole; EXPRESSED IN: 22 plant structures; EXPRESSED DURING: 13 growth stages; CONTAINS InterPro DOMAIN/s: Lipase, GDSL (InterPro:IPR001087); BEST Arabidopsis thaliana protein match is: SGNH hydrolase-type esterase superfamily protein (TAIR:AT1G28570.1); Has 3549 Blast hits to 3495 proteins in 231 species: Archae - 0; Bacteria - 383; Metazoa - 0; Fungi - 5; Plants - 3148; Viruses - 0; Other Eukaryotes - 13 (source: NCBI BLink).), with translation MAYPGSPILMKLLVFIFLSTFVVTNVSSETKCREFKSIISFGDSIADTGNLLGLSDPKDLPHMAFPPYGENFFHHPTGRFSNGRLIIDFIAEFLGLPLVPPFYGSHNANFEKGVNFAVGGATALERSFLEDRGIHFPYTNVSLGVQLNSFKESLPSICGSPSDCRDMIENALILMGEIGGNDYNYAFFVDKGIEEIKELMPLVITTISSAITELIGMGGRTFLVPGEFPVGCSVLYLTSHQTSNMEEYDPLTGCLKWLNKFGENHGEQLRAELNRLQKLYPHVNIIYADYYNALFHLYQEPAKFGFMNRPLSACCGAGGPYNYTVGRKCGTDIVESCDDPSKYVAWDGVHMTEAAYRLMAEGILNGPYAIPPFDWSCRSSGVKNSGSSDT, from the exons ATGGCGTATCCCGGTTCGCCTATCTTGATGAAGCTCCTCGTCTTCATCTTTTTATCAACTTTTGTAGTCACTAACGTGAGCTCGGAAACTAAGTGCCGGGAGTTCAAATCGATCATCAGTTTCGGAGATTCCATTGCCGACACTGGAAACTTGCTTGGCCTCTCAGATCCTAAAGATCTTCCTCACATGGCGTTTCCACCGTATGGAGAGAACTTCTTCCACCACCCAACTGGTCGTTTCTCCAACGGCCGCCTCATCATTGATTTCATCG CTGAATTCTTGGGTTTACCGCTTGTGCCTCCATTCTATGGATCTCATAATGCAAACTTTGAAAAGGGAGTTAATTTCGCGGTAGGGGGAGCAACCGCTTTGGAACGTTCCTTTCTTGAAGACAGAGGAATTCATTTTCCTTACACTAATGTGAGTTTAGGCGTTCAGCTTAATAGCTTCAAGGAGAGTTTACCTAGCATATGTGGCTCTCCTTCAG ACTGTAGAGATATGATAGAAAATGCTTTGATTCTCATGGGGGAAATTGGAGGGAATGACTATAACTACGCGTTCTTCGTGGACAAAGGCATTGAAGAGATCAAGGAGCTGATGCCCCTGGTGATCACTACTATTTCTTCTGCAATCACG GAGTTGATCGGTATGGGGGGAAGAACATTTTTGGTGCCCGGAGAGTTCCCAGTCGGATGCTCAGTATTGTATTTGACATCAcatcaaacatcaaacatgGAAGAATACGATCCTTTAACAGGATGTTTGAAATGGCTGAACAAGTTTGGTGAAAACCATGGTGAGCAGCTTAGAGCAGAACTCAACAGACTCCAGAAGTTGTACCCTCATGTTAACATCATATACGCTGACTACTACAACGCGCTGTTTCACCTTTATCAAGAACCAGCCAAATTCG GATTCATGAACAGACCTTTGTCCGCTTGTTGCGGCGCAGGAGGACCGTACAACTATACCGTAGGTAGGAAATGTGGGACTGATATAGTTGAAAGTTGTGATGATCCTTCAAAGTATGTGGCTTGGGACGGTGTTCATATGACTGAGGCTGCGTACAGATTGATGGCTGAGGGTATACTAAATGGACCGTATGCGATTCCTCCTTTTGATTGGTCTTGCCGTAGCTCTGGAGTTAAGAACAGTGGGTCATCTGACACATAG
- a CDS encoding GDSL-like Lipase/Acylhydrolase superfamily protein (GDSL-like Lipase/Acylhydrolase superfamily protein; FUNCTIONS IN: lipase activity, hydrolase activity, acting on ester bonds, carboxylesterase activity; INVOLVED IN: lipid metabolic process; LOCATED IN: vacuole; EXPRESSED IN: 22 plant structures; EXPRESSED DURING: 13 growth stages; CONTAINS InterPro DOMAIN/s: Lipase, GDSL (InterPro:IPR001087); BEST Arabidopsis thaliana protein match is: SGNH hydrolase-type esterase superfamily protein (TAIR:AT1G28570.1); Has 35333 Blast hits to 34131 proteins in 2444 species: Archae - 798; Bacteria - 22429; Metazoa - 974; Fungi - 991; Plants - 531; Viruses - 0; Other Eukaryotes - 9610 (source: NCBI BLink).): MFFSLVLFTAEFLGLPLVPPFYGSHNANFEKGVNFAVGGATALERSFLEDRGIHFPYTNVSLGVQLNSFKESLPSICGSPSDCRDMIENALILMGEIGGNDYNYAFFVDKGIEEIKELMPLVITTISSAITELIGMGGRTFLVPGEFPVGCSVLYLTSHQTSNMEEYDPLTGCLKWLNKFGENHGEQLRAELNRLQKLYPHVNIIYADYYNALFHLYQEPAKFGFMNRPLSACCGAGGPYNYTVGRKCGTDIVESCDDPSKYVAWDGVHMTEAAYRLMAEGILNGPYAIPPFDWSCRSSGVKNSGSSDT, encoded by the exons atgttcttttctttggttctGTTCACAGCTGAATTCTTGGGTTTACCGCTTGTGCCTCCATTCTATGGATCTCATAATGCAAACTTTGAAAAGGGAGTTAATTTCGCGGTAGGGGGAGCAACCGCTTTGGAACGTTCCTTTCTTGAAGACAGAGGAATTCATTTTCCTTACACTAATGTGAGTTTAGGCGTTCAGCTTAATAGCTTCAAGGAGAGTTTACCTAGCATATGTGGCTCTCCTTCAG ACTGTAGAGATATGATAGAAAATGCTTTGATTCTCATGGGGGAAATTGGAGGGAATGACTATAACTACGCGTTCTTCGTGGACAAAGGCATTGAAGAGATCAAGGAGCTGATGCCCCTGGTGATCACTACTATTTCTTCTGCAATCACG GAGTTGATCGGTATGGGGGGAAGAACATTTTTGGTGCCCGGAGAGTTCCCAGTCGGATGCTCAGTATTGTATTTGACATCAcatcaaacatcaaacatgGAAGAATACGATCCTTTAACAGGATGTTTGAAATGGCTGAACAAGTTTGGTGAAAACCATGGTGAGCAGCTTAGAGCAGAACTCAACAGACTCCAGAAGTTGTACCCTCATGTTAACATCATATACGCTGACTACTACAACGCGCTGTTTCACCTTTATCAAGAACCAGCCAAATTCG GATTCATGAACAGACCTTTGTCCGCTTGTTGCGGCGCAGGAGGACCGTACAACTATACCGTAGGTAGGAAATGTGGGACTGATATAGTTGAAAGTTGTGATGATCCTTCAAAGTATGTGGCTTGGGACGGTGTTCATATGACTGAGGCTGCGTACAGATTGATGGCTGAGGGTATACTAAATGGACCGTATGCGATTCCTCCTTTTGATTGGTCTTGCCGTAGCTCTGGAGTTAAGAACAGTGGGTCATCTGACACATAG